CCGGTAGCCTCACGCTTTCCAGCCCGTGGGCCGAAATGCAGGACCAGACCGGCAGGCCGGAAGCCAGATGGCAGGCCAGCGCAGTCTCGATGCCCTCGGCCAGCCCCAGCCGTCCGTTGTCGGGGGCGGCCAGCCGGATGGCAGCCCCGGTCGTGGCTCCCGGCGTGACGCTGACCAGCTTTTTGGCGGGCAGGCATTCGCCGGTATCGGGATGCACCAGCCGGGCCTTGCTGATTGCGCCGGCACGGTCGGTCAGATACGTGCGATGCAGCCCGACAATCTCCCCGGCCTTGTCGCGCACCAGCGCCAGCAGGGCAGGCAGGCGACACAGGGCAAACGGCTTGCCGTCCCGGTCATTCCAATACGGCAGGGCAGGGTGACAGCGCAGATCATCGGGGGCGTGTTCCAGTGCCAGCCCGCGCCCGGCCAGATAGCGCGATGCCGGGCAGGTGCCAGTCAGCGGCAAGGCTTCATCCCACTGACGCAGGATGGACGGCAGGCGGCTGACGGGCGGCGTGGTGGGTGCGACAGGGGGCAATCGTGGGGTCGGGCAGGGCAATGTGCCGGTAATGCCCAGCGCCCCCGCTACAAGGCGCAGCGCCTCGGCAAAGCCGCAGCCGAACACATGGCGGACCAGCGCCAGCCCGTCTCCGGCCATCGGGTCGCCCCCGCCACCAGAGCAGAGCCAGGTTCCCCGGCCGTCGCGGTCATCAAAGCGGAACCGATCATGTCCGCCACAGCCCGGACACGGGCCATGCTGGCGTTTCAGGTGGCGGTCAGCGATCCCCAACCGGGTCAGGATGCCCGGCCACTGGTGACGGGCTGCTGCCATGACCATGGCAGATTCAAGGCACAAGCCGTCCCGCGCCCCATCGCGTGGATGGTTCGTTGTCATGGCGTAAGCCTCTCAGGGGTTCAGGTCGGGGAAGGTTCTGGCGACGCTGATCTGGTCGAGCCAGTTGGTCGCTTCATAGGCGAGTGAGGCCAGCAGTGTGCCGGCCCAGCCAGCATCCGTTGCCACACTGGCAGGCAGTTCGCCTCCATCCATGCTGTAAAGCGCGATCAGGGTGTTGATGGCCGCTGCCGCAGTCAGGCACTCGCGTTGCATGCTGGTAACGCTGTCGGCCAGCTTGTCCAGATCGTCACATTGCCCAGTGCGGAAGGCTGCCATATCGCGCAGGGCGTCGATGGAATCGATCATGCGGCTCATGCAGTCACCTCCACGTCAAAGCCACGGGAGCCGGCAGTCATACGCACCGAACAGCGGCGATCCTGTGCAATCAGGTCGGCAGCCATGCGGCGGGCCTCGGCCAGATCAGCAGCAGGGCGGATGATGGAAACAGCGGGAGAGCGGGAAAGCAGGGCGCGGAAAGCGCGCAGGGCAAAGC
This Laribacter hongkongensis DSM 14985 DNA region includes the following protein-coding sequences:
- a CDS encoding DUF7146 domain-containing protein, whose protein sequence is MTTNHPRDGARDGLCLESAMVMAAARHQWPGILTRLGIADRHLKRQHGPCPGCGGHDRFRFDDRDGRGTWLCSGGGGDPMAGDGLALVRHVFGCGFAEALRLVAGALGITGTLPCPTPRLPPVAPTTPPVSRLPSILRQWDEALPLTGTCPASRYLAGRGLALEHAPDDLRCHPALPYWNDRDGKPFALCRLPALLALVRDKAGEIVGLHRTYLTDRAGAISKARLVHPDTGECLPAKKLVSVTPGATTGAAIRLAAPDNGRLGLAEGIETALACHLASGLPVWSCISAHGLESVRLPDDVQSVWVFGDHDTSGTGQKVAHRLAARLHDEGRQVRVLLPSRPGTDWADVLNEGVEA